The Pseudanabaena sp. PCC 6802 genomic interval TGGCTATTACCTGGCTTATCGGGCATCGAACTCTGTCAACGCCTCCGCGCTCAGGGTAATCCCTTGCCAATCCTGATGCTCACTGCTAAAGATGGCATGGCAGATAAGGTCGCAGGACTCGATGCCGGAGCTGATGACTATTTGGTGAAACCGTTTAAAATCGTGGAACTGTTGGCAAGGCTGAGAGCTTTACAACGGCGATCGCCACAGATGCAACCGCAGCAATTACAAGTCGGCAACCTGAAACTGGACTTCAGCACTTCAACTGTGACCGTGCAAGACGATCGCGGTCGCCCTCAGTCGTTATTCCTAACTAACAAGGAGTTTCAGTTACTCGAATACTTTATGCGACACCCAAATCAAATTCTGAGCCGCGATCGCCTCATGAATCAACTTTGGGAAATCAATGCCGAAACTATTAGTAACGTCGTTGCCGCCCAAGTGCGTTTATTGCGGCGTAAGCTAGGAGAATATGGTTATGACAAGCTAATTGAAACCATTCCAGGTATGGGCTACCGCCTCAACCCACCATCATGAATCAGAATCATTTATTCACATCTACTCGCTGGAGCTTGGCGAGTTCTTATACGATTGTGATGGGATTAATCCTCAGCCTTTGTGGCATAGGGCTTTATCAAACGGTAGCTCATGCCCATTTTCAGTCACAGGATCGAGAGCTGGAATCTCTTTCTGGTGTCCTACATGACAGCCTAGAACCAATTCTCAAGCAACCTGGACTGATAGATGCCAGCGTACAGAGAGTATTGCCCAATCTCTGCATCTTAGATGAAAACTCCAAAGCATCTTGTGCCCAAGTCAATAATCTCAAGCGGCATATTCTAGGCACGATCCAGCAAGATAATTACTATGCTCGCTTTTGGAATCTGTCAGGAGATCCTGTCGCGATCGCAGGCAATCTGCCAGAAGGCATCCCAACAAATTTAGACACAACCACTTGGCAAACTCTTCAAACTAAAAACGATCGCTACCATCAAGTTTCGATCCTGCTTAAAAATAATCAAAACCAACCTTGGGGATACATGCAGGTAGGTCACTCGCTCAAAGAAAGCGATCGCCATCTCGCCACACTCAAATTGATTTTACTACTGGGACTTCCCATTTCTATGCTTCTTGTCGGCGGTGCGAGTTGGTGGCTAGCAGGAAAAGCCATGCGTCCCGTTTACAGTTCGTATCAGCAAATCCAGCAGTTTACGGCTGATGCCGCCCACGAGTTGCGTACTCCAATCGCCGTGATTTGTGCAGCGGTTGAGATGGCGCTTGCCACTTCTCCATCACTTGAATCAGAAGCGGATAGCACTTTACAGACAGTCGAACGCCAAAGTAGACGTTTATCGCAATTGGTGCAGGATTTATTACTGCTATCTCGCATGGATCGACAAGAGCAACAAGATCGGCCATCTCCACCAATTAAATTCCAGTCCTGCTGTCTCAACGATCTAATCGGCGA includes:
- the rppA gene encoding two-component system response regulator RppA: MKILLVEDELDLGRIIQNSLNQEKYIVDWFQDGDLAWQYLESQATQYTLAILDWLLPGLSGIELCQRLRAQGNPLPILMLTAKDGMADKVAGLDAGADDYLVKPFKIVELLARLRALQRRSPQMQPQQLQVGNLKLDFSTSTVTVQDDRGRPQSLFLTNKEFQLLEYFMRHPNQILSRDRLMNQLWEINAETISNVVAAQVRLLRRKLGEYGYDKLIETIPGMGYRLNPPS
- the rppB gene encoding two-component system sensor histidine kinase RppB; amino-acid sequence: MNQNHLFTSTRWSLASSYTIVMGLILSLCGIGLYQTVAHAHFQSQDRELESLSGVLHDSLEPILKQPGLIDASVQRVLPNLCILDENSKASCAQVNNLKRHILGTIQQDNYYARFWNLSGDPVAIAGNLPEGIPTNLDTTTWQTLQTKNDRYHQVSILLKNNQNQPWGYMQVGHSLKESDRHLATLKLILLLGLPISMLLVGGASWWLAGKAMRPVYSSYQQIQQFTADAAHELRTPIAVICAAVEMALATSPSLESEADSTLQTVERQSRRLSQLVQDLLLLSRMDRQEQQDRPSPPIKFQSCCLNDLIGDLVEELADIAIAAKISLGQDIQVDYPLLVLGNEERLYRLVANLITNAIQYTLPGGQVKVILKREDRYAVIQVHDTGIGIALQDQPHIFDRFYRVSSDRSRATGGSGLGLAIAQAIAQAHQGSIQVKSQMGKGSTFTVRLPLK